One genomic segment of Mycolicibacterium psychrotolerans includes these proteins:
- a CDS encoding APA family fibronectin-binding glycoprotein encodes MHERDVPSPRRRSLPTSVGLVALTGATVAALTFPAVAGAQPAPAPAPAPPPTAQDAPPPAAPPPPADPNAPVPPPADPNAPPPPADPNAPPPPPADPNAPPPPPAPPADPAAPAPAPAPAPEPGRVDNAAGGFSYVVPAGWKVADAAQLSYGQALLNKLPPAGSPPDAQAPNDTSVLLGRLDLKLFAGAETDNTKAAQRLASDMGEFFMPFPGTRINQQTVPLNANGMTGVASSYEVKFTDTNKPNGQIWAGVVGAPTAPGTPRGQRAPERWFVVWLGTATNPIPQNEAVTLANSIRPWTPPPPPPPAPGDPNAAPPPADPNAPPPRPAVGVPVPVDPNAAPGMLPPA; translated from the coding sequence ATGCATGAGCGAGACGTGCCTTCCCCCCGCCGCAGGAGCCTGCCGACCTCGGTCGGGCTGGTCGCCCTCACCGGCGCCACCGTGGCCGCGCTGACGTTCCCCGCCGTGGCGGGGGCCCAGCCGGCACCTGCGCCGGCGCCCGCGCCGCCCCCGACGGCACAGGACGCGCCGCCCCCTGCGGCGCCGCCGCCCCCGGCCGATCCCAACGCTCCGGTTCCGCCTCCCGCCGACCCGAATGCGCCGCCGCCTCCCGCCGACCCGAATGCGCCGCCGCCGCCTCCCGCCGACCCGAACGCGCCGCCGCCCCCGCCGGCACCGCCTGCGGATCCCGCCGCGCCCGCGCCCGCGCCTGCGCCGGCCCCCGAGCCGGGACGGGTCGACAACGCCGCCGGCGGGTTCAGCTACGTCGTGCCCGCGGGTTGGAAGGTGGCCGACGCCGCCCAGCTCTCCTACGGCCAGGCGCTGCTGAACAAGCTGCCGCCGGCGGGATCACCGCCGGACGCGCAGGCGCCCAACGACACCAGCGTGCTGCTCGGCCGTCTCGACCTGAAGCTGTTCGCCGGCGCCGAGACCGACAACACGAAGGCGGCTCAGCGCCTGGCGTCGGACATGGGTGAATTCTTCATGCCGTTCCCGGGCACCCGGATCAACCAGCAGACGGTTCCGCTCAACGCCAACGGCATGACCGGCGTCGCGTCGTCCTACGAGGTGAAGTTCACCGACACCAACAAGCCGAACGGCCAGATCTGGGCCGGAGTGGTCGGTGCGCCGACCGCACCGGGAACCCCGCGCGGGCAACGGGCTCCCGAGCGCTGGTTCGTCGTCTGGCTCGGCACCGCGACCAACCCGATCCCGCAGAACGAAGCGGTGACGCTGGCCAACTCGATCCGGCCCTGGACGCCGCCTCCTCCGCCGCCGCCCGCGCCGGGCGACCCGAACGCCGCTCCGCCGCCGGCCGATCCCAACGCGCCGCCGCCGCGGCCGGCCGTGGGTGTGCCGGTTCCGGTCGATCCGAACGCGGCCCCGGGGATGCTGCCGCCCGCCTGA
- a CDS encoding SDR family oxidoreductase, protein MDVLITGCDTDLGRAIAENFSHAGHRVIVAGRHRDDLEVLAKELDADAIVVDMADPASIAAAQDQFPAYLDTVINVPAPTWNGGDPRAYTLADHAAEWRGLFDAGLLSAVLAVQVLGDQLRSGGSIVTVIGDALREGSAAAAVKAAVSDWTAGQAHYFGIRGITVNAVAMGRGAEPGYEGLGTTSPSVSAEIARLSLFLTTPAARHITGQTLHVSHGALANFG, encoded by the coding sequence ATGGATGTCTTGATCACGGGATGCGACACCGACCTGGGGCGCGCGATCGCCGAGAACTTCAGCCACGCCGGGCACCGGGTGATCGTCGCGGGACGTCACCGCGACGACCTGGAGGTGCTGGCCAAGGAACTGGACGCGGACGCCATCGTCGTCGACATGGCCGATCCGGCGTCGATCGCGGCGGCGCAGGATCAGTTCCCGGCGTACCTCGACACCGTGATCAACGTGCCCGCACCCACCTGGAACGGCGGTGACCCGCGGGCCTACACGCTCGCCGACCACGCCGCCGAATGGCGCGGACTCTTCGACGCCGGTCTGCTCTCGGCCGTGCTCGCCGTGCAGGTCCTCGGCGATCAGCTGCGCTCGGGTGGCTCGATCGTCACGGTCATCGGCGACGCACTGCGAGAAGGCAGCGCCGCAGCGGCGGTCAAGGCCGCGGTTTCGGACTGGACGGCCGGGCAGGCGCACTACTTCGGCATCCGCGGGATCACCGTCAACGCGGTGGCCATGGGACGCGGGGCCGAGCCCGGCTACGAAGGCCTCGGCACCACCTCGCCGTCGGTGAGCGCGGAGATCGCCCGGCTGTCGCTGTTCCTGACGACGCCCGCGGCCCGGCACATCACCGGGCAGACCCTGCACGTCAGCCACGGTGCGCTCGCCAACTTCGGCTGA
- a CDS encoding TetR/AcrR family transcriptional regulator, translated as MVSRRNNGGAADDGSTRARLMDVAIELFRKHSVAATSLQMISDELGFTKSAIYHHFRTRDDLLGAIIEPLIERVAELTEHAASQRTPRSRADRMLTGYAALAVANRDLFPVFSGDPAVVDFLRARPEWAAIVRRQIDLLAGADPGPRGQVKAAIVMAGIAGAVGLPFDGLDDDALRAELIAGGRRMLGLRAGRTLS; from the coding sequence ATGGTCAGCCGTAGGAACAACGGTGGTGCCGCCGACGACGGATCGACCCGTGCGCGCCTCATGGATGTCGCGATCGAACTCTTCAGGAAGCACAGTGTCGCGGCGACGTCGCTGCAGATGATCTCCGATGAGCTCGGCTTCACGAAATCGGCCATCTACCACCATTTCCGGACGCGCGACGACCTTCTGGGCGCGATCATCGAACCACTCATCGAACGGGTCGCCGAGTTGACCGAGCACGCCGCGTCGCAACGCACCCCGCGGTCACGTGCGGACCGCATGCTCACCGGGTACGCCGCGCTCGCGGTGGCCAACCGCGACCTGTTCCCGGTGTTCAGCGGCGACCCGGCCGTCGTCGACTTCCTGCGCGCCCGGCCGGAGTGGGCGGCGATCGTGCGACGCCAGATCGACCTTCTCGCCGGCGCCGACCCCGGCCCACGAGGTCAGGTGAAGGCGGCGATCGTCATGGCCGGGATCGCCGGCGCGGTGGGCCTGCCCTTCGACGGCCTCGACGACGACGCGCTGCGCGCGGAATTGATCGCCGGTGGTCGCCGCATGCTGGGACTGCGCGCCGGGCGGACGCTCAGCTGA
- a CDS encoding SDR family NAD(P)-dependent oxidoreductase: MPVDFGKSRRTPFDLSGKVVVVVGGGQMSGPKIGNGRASAIVAARHGAEVVVVDIDPGSAAQTVDAITAEGGLAYALEADVSEEQDCRRIFDVAVERSGRVDGMVYSVAINPPFDIATNTMARTDFHHGIDVNLLGCYYCNLHGAQAMQRNDGDTTGSIVNISSIASIKNEIGLNIGIMPYTLGKCGLNHITELTAVQFAGAGIRANTLMLGPIDSTLGTHDAQSLFGLDPTEVDEVYRDTVRLKMGRATAWETGYAVLYLLADESRFMTGQQIRLDGGATVVR; the protein is encoded by the coding sequence ATGCCCGTCGACTTCGGCAAGAGCCGCCGGACCCCCTTCGACCTGTCCGGCAAGGTCGTGGTCGTCGTGGGCGGAGGGCAGATGTCCGGACCCAAGATCGGCAACGGCCGGGCCAGCGCCATCGTCGCGGCGCGCCACGGTGCCGAGGTCGTGGTCGTCGACATCGACCCGGGCAGCGCCGCCCAGACCGTCGACGCGATCACCGCCGAGGGTGGCCTCGCCTATGCGCTCGAGGCCGACGTCTCCGAGGAACAGGACTGCCGCCGGATCTTCGACGTCGCGGTGGAGCGCAGTGGGCGCGTCGACGGCATGGTGTACAGCGTGGCGATCAACCCGCCTTTCGACATCGCGACGAACACCATGGCGCGCACCGACTTCCACCACGGCATCGACGTCAACCTGCTCGGCTGCTACTACTGCAATCTCCACGGCGCGCAGGCCATGCAACGCAACGACGGCGATACGACGGGCAGCATCGTCAACATCTCGTCGATCGCCAGCATCAAGAACGAGATCGGGCTGAACATCGGGATCATGCCGTACACGCTGGGCAAGTGCGGGCTGAACCACATCACCGAGCTGACCGCGGTGCAGTTCGCCGGCGCCGGCATCCGGGCGAACACGCTGATGCTCGGGCCGATCGATTCGACGCTGGGTACTCACGACGCACAGTCACTGTTCGGCCTCGACCCGACCGAGGTCGACGAGGTCTACCGTGACACCGTCCGGCTCAAGATGGGGCGTGCCACCGCGTGGGAGACCGGCTACGCCGTGCTCTACCTGCTGGCCGACGAGTCGCGGTTCATGACCGGTCAGCAGATCCGGCTCGACGGCGGCGCCACCGTCGTGCGGTGA
- a CDS encoding GlsB/YeaQ/YmgE family stress response membrane protein, with amino-acid sequence MEIMAATEFLARSSTQTSVGWIGYIIIGAIAGWIAGKIVKGSGSGILMNIVIGVIGALIGGFLLSFFLDTAGGGWWFTLFTAILGAVILLWIVGMVQKRRV; translated from the coding sequence ATGGAGATCATGGCGGCAACCGAATTTCTCGCCCGTTCGTCGACGCAGACGAGCGTGGGCTGGATCGGTTACATCATCATCGGCGCGATCGCCGGCTGGATTGCCGGGAAGATCGTCAAGGGGTCCGGCTCGGGCATCCTGATGAACATCGTCATCGGCGTCATCGGCGCACTGATCGGCGGCTTCCTGCTGAGCTTCTTCCTCGACACCGCCGGGGGAGGGTGGTGGTTCACGCTGTTCACCGCGATCCTCGGTGCGGTGATCCTGCTGTGGATCGTCGGCATGGTGCAGAAGCGCAGGGTTTAG
- a CDS encoding LLM class F420-dependent oxidoreductase has translation MTIRLGLQINNFSYGTGVGELFPTVVAQAKEADSSGFDSVFLMDHFYQLPGIGTYDQPMLEAYTALGALAAATDTVQLGTLVTGNTYRNPTLLAKAITTLDVISAGRAILGIGTGWFELEHDQLGYEFGTFTDRFEKLGEALQIILPMLAGERPTVTGKHYRTQEALANPRFRDHIPLMIGGSGEKKTIPLAARHFDHLNVIAGFDELARKVDVVKQRCEEIDRDPAALETSMLIGAVVGDGVTPDMIPEDFRQRMVAGSVDDVAEQIQTKVLDAGIDGVILFVPTQTVGYQPGQIAALGEALKPLVTG, from the coding sequence GTGACGATTCGACTCGGGCTTCAGATCAACAACTTCTCGTACGGAACCGGCGTCGGGGAACTGTTCCCCACCGTCGTCGCTCAGGCGAAAGAAGCCGACAGCTCCGGCTTCGACTCCGTGTTCCTGATGGACCACTTCTACCAACTGCCGGGGATCGGCACCTACGACCAGCCGATGCTCGAGGCGTACACCGCGCTCGGCGCACTGGCCGCCGCGACCGACACCGTGCAGCTGGGCACCCTGGTCACCGGCAACACCTACCGCAACCCCACGCTGCTGGCGAAGGCGATCACCACGCTCGACGTGATCAGCGCCGGCCGCGCGATCCTGGGCATCGGCACCGGGTGGTTCGAGCTCGAGCACGACCAACTCGGCTACGAGTTCGGCACCTTCACCGATCGCTTCGAGAAGCTCGGCGAAGCGCTGCAGATCATCCTGCCGATGCTCGCGGGTGAGCGCCCCACCGTCACCGGCAAGCACTACCGCACGCAGGAGGCGCTGGCCAATCCCCGCTTCCGCGACCACATTCCGCTGATGATCGGCGGTAGCGGCGAGAAGAAGACCATTCCGCTTGCGGCCAGGCACTTCGACCACCTCAACGTGATCGCCGGTTTCGACGAGCTGGCCCGCAAGGTGGACGTCGTCAAGCAGCGCTGCGAGGAGATCGACCGCGACCCCGCGGCGCTGGAGACCAGCATGCTCATCGGCGCGGTCGTCGGCGACGGCGTGACCCCGGACATGATCCCGGAGGACTTCCGGCAGCGGATGGTCGCAGGCAGCGTCGACGACGTGGCCGAGCAGATCCAGACCAAGGTGCTCGACGCAGGCATCGACGGGGTGATCCTGTTCGTCCCGACCCAGACCGTCGGCTACCAGCCGGGCCAGATCGCTGCCCTTGGCGAGGCACTCAAGCCGCTGGTCACGGGGTGA
- a CDS encoding CaiB/BaiF CoA-transferase family protein has product MGEAGLLTSVRVLDLSVGDADAVGRILADLGADVCKIEPPGGSPARLAAPTVADASIGFALDNADKRCAILDPADDGDRRRLLELAATADIVIDSGNPSGAAPFGTSCAELADRHPHLVTLSVTDFGLEGPRASWRATDAVFYAMSSALSRTGPSTGTPILPPPGVASATAAVQAAWAVLIAYFDRLRCGTGDFIDFSRFEAVVQALDPPYGSEGQAAVGLKQPAQLWRGRPRNQQIYPVFGCRDGHVRICLLSPRQWRGMRAWLGEPERFAGPEFDTIAARYAASAELNAAIGALFAPQTMDSLVAQGQERGVPIAAVRTPREALSAEHFRDVGAIAEAPLTPQARIAIPVGPFVVDGEHHGFRSPAAEPGSGEAAWPQPAAPAPTSVPPGAARPLEGLRILDLGVIVAGGELGRLFADLGAEVIKIESAAYPDGLRQSPPGRLMSRSWALTHRNEYSLGLDLRHPRGADLFARLVADADAVFANFKPGTLASLGFSYERLREVNPDIVLAESSAYGDRGLWSAQMGYGPLVRACTGITHLWTSPDAPPGAFFDATTIFPDHVVGRLTAIAALAALIRRDRQGCGAHVHISQAEAAINQLADRYVVESARAAGLPVVDDDAVHAVCPCAGEDEWCVVSVRGPADRDTLAAVMGSPGLPADRAGLIAAVGAWTSVRDKDDVAGLLQRHGVPAAPMQRAADVPADPQVVFRELFTEMVHPLLDKPIPAETAPARYRRIARAPLRPAPMPGEHTRDLCRRVLGLDDARIHELIADGALFADDTPQEG; this is encoded by the coding sequence ATGGGCGAGGCTGGCTTGCTGACGTCCGTGCGCGTGCTCGATCTGTCCGTTGGTGACGCGGATGCCGTGGGCCGCATCCTGGCCGACCTGGGCGCCGACGTCTGCAAGATCGAGCCGCCCGGCGGCAGCCCGGCCCGTCTCGCGGCGCCGACCGTCGCCGACGCCAGCATCGGGTTCGCGCTCGACAACGCCGACAAGCGCTGTGCAATTCTCGATCCGGCCGATGACGGCGACCGGCGCCGGCTGCTCGAACTCGCCGCCACCGCGGACATCGTCATCGACAGCGGAAACCCCAGCGGGGCAGCGCCTTTCGGAACGTCGTGCGCCGAGCTGGCCGACCGGCACCCCCACCTGGTCACGCTGTCGGTCACCGACTTCGGACTGGAGGGTCCGCGCGCGTCGTGGCGCGCCACCGACGCGGTCTTCTACGCGATGTCCTCGGCACTCTCGCGCACCGGGCCGTCGACCGGAACGCCGATCCTGCCACCGCCGGGAGTGGCCTCGGCGACCGCGGCGGTGCAGGCGGCGTGGGCGGTACTGATCGCCTACTTTGACAGGCTCCGTTGCGGCACAGGCGATTTCATCGATTTCTCCCGGTTCGAGGCGGTGGTGCAGGCCCTCGATCCGCCGTACGGCTCCGAGGGGCAGGCCGCGGTCGGGCTGAAGCAGCCGGCTCAGCTGTGGCGCGGCCGCCCCCGCAACCAGCAGATCTACCCGGTCTTCGGGTGCCGCGACGGGCACGTGCGCATCTGCCTGCTCTCGCCGCGCCAGTGGCGGGGGATGCGGGCATGGCTGGGTGAACCGGAACGGTTCGCGGGCCCGGAGTTCGACACCATCGCCGCGCGCTACGCCGCGTCGGCGGAACTCAACGCAGCGATCGGGGCCCTGTTCGCGCCGCAGACGATGGACAGCCTCGTCGCGCAGGGCCAGGAACGGGGGGTGCCGATCGCGGCGGTCCGAACCCCGCGGGAGGCGTTGTCGGCTGAGCACTTCCGCGACGTGGGAGCGATCGCCGAGGCGCCGCTCACCCCGCAGGCGCGCATCGCGATTCCGGTTGGGCCGTTCGTCGTCGACGGCGAGCATCACGGGTTCCGCAGTCCCGCAGCTGAACCCGGCTCCGGTGAGGCCGCGTGGCCGCAGCCCGCGGCACCGGCACCGACCTCGGTGCCGCCCGGTGCGGCACGCCCGCTGGAGGGCCTGCGCATCCTCGATCTCGGGGTGATCGTCGCCGGCGGCGAACTGGGGCGGTTGTTCGCCGACCTCGGCGCGGAGGTCATCAAGATCGAGAGCGCCGCGTATCCCGATGGGCTGCGCCAGAGCCCGCCCGGCCGGCTGATGAGCCGGTCGTGGGCGCTGACGCACCGCAACGAGTACAGCCTCGGTCTGGATCTGCGCCACCCGCGCGGCGCGGACCTGTTCGCCCGTCTGGTCGCCGACGCCGACGCGGTGTTCGCCAACTTCAAGCCCGGCACGCTGGCCTCTCTCGGCTTCTCCTACGAGCGACTGCGCGAAGTGAACCCGGACATCGTGCTGGCCGAGAGCAGCGCCTACGGCGACCGCGGGCTCTGGAGCGCCCAGATGGGATACGGCCCGCTGGTGCGGGCGTGCACCGGCATCACCCACCTGTGGACCTCGCCCGACGCCCCGCCCGGCGCGTTCTTCGACGCGACGACGATCTTCCCCGACCACGTGGTGGGCAGGCTGACCGCGATCGCCGCGCTGGCCGCCCTGATCCGCCGCGACCGGCAGGGCTGCGGCGCGCACGTGCACATCTCCCAGGCCGAGGCGGCGATCAACCAGCTCGCCGACCGTTACGTCGTCGAATCTGCCCGCGCAGCAGGGCTTCCCGTTGTCGACGACGACGCCGTGCACGCGGTGTGCCCGTGCGCCGGGGAGGACGAATGGTGTGTCGTCTCGGTGCGCGGCCCCGCGGACCGCGACACCCTGGCCGCGGTGATGGGTTCTCCCGGTCTGCCCGCCGACCGGGCCGGACTGATCGCCGCCGTCGGGGCCTGGACGTCCGTGCGCGACAAGGACGACGTCGCCGGCCTGCTGCAGCGCCACGGAGTGCCGGCAGCGCCGATGCAACGCGCGGCGGACGTGCCGGCCGACCCGCAGGTCGTCTTCCGGGAACTGTTCACCGAGATGGTGCATCCGCTGCTGGACAAGCCGATTCCAGCCGAGACCGCACCGGCCCGGTACCGTCGGATTGCCCGCGCGCCGCTGCGCCCGGCTCCGATGCCCGGCGAGCACACCCGCGACCTCTGCAGGCGGGTGCTCGGTCTCGACGACGCCCGGATCCACGAACTCATCGCCGACGGCGCGCTGTTCGCCGACGACACCCCCCAGGAAGGTTGA
- a CDS encoding phosphoketolase family protein, with product MTTAAWTTVERQPLSDAMVDRLDRWWRAANYLSVGQIYLLDNPLLRTPLVRDDVKPRLLGHWGTTPGLNFLYAHLNRVIAERGQSTIYLTGPGHGGPGLVASAYLDGTYSEVYPDITPDAEGMRRLFRQFSFPGGIPSHVAPETPGSIHEGGELGYVLSHAYGAAFDNPDLLVAAVVGDGEAETGPLATSWHSNKLANPAHDGVVLPILHLNGYKIANPTVLARIPEDELRSLMVGYGHTPYFFEVPDDQSAEDHADAHRRFATLLDDVLDEIAAIKSRAADGDDSRPSWPMIVFRTPKGWTGPATIDGKKTTGSWRAHQVPLASARDTREHLAVLGDWLASYRADELFDEDGRLHDEIAALAPKGPLRMSDNPHTNGGLLLKDLRLPDFRSFGVDVPAPGATVAEATRVLGQWLTEVIRLNPDNFRIFGPDETASNRLQAVYDATDKQWNADLVGPEVDEHLARVGRVVEMLSEHQCQGWLEGYLLTGRHGLFNCYEAFIHIVDSMLNQHAKWLKVTDEIPWRRPISSLNYLLSSHVWRQDHNGFSHQDPGFIDHVVNKSAHVVRVYLPPDANTLLSTYDHCLRSRQYVNVVVSGKQPSPNFLTMEQAIAHCTRGLGIWEWAGSEVLGTDPDVVLASAGDIPTLEALAAADILRRHLPDLKVRFVNVVDLMRLQDDTEHPHGLSSRNFDMIFTTDRPIIFAYHGYPWLIHRLTYRRTGHANLHVRGYKEEGTTTTPFDMVMLNDLDRYHLVMDVIDRVPSLGSRCATLRQQMADKRIAAREYTRAHGDDIGEVKDWVWPAARESGFGVGAADAAADTGGDNE from the coding sequence ATGACGACTGCTGCGTGGACGACCGTGGAACGACAGCCGCTGAGCGACGCGATGGTCGATCGGCTGGACCGGTGGTGGCGGGCCGCCAACTATCTCTCGGTGGGCCAGATCTATCTGCTCGACAATCCGTTGCTGCGCACCCCCCTGGTCCGTGACGACGTCAAGCCGCGGCTGCTCGGGCACTGGGGCACCACGCCGGGCCTGAACTTCCTCTACGCCCACCTGAACCGGGTCATCGCCGAACGCGGACAGTCGACGATCTATCTGACGGGCCCCGGCCACGGCGGACCCGGTCTGGTGGCCAGCGCCTACCTCGACGGCACCTACAGCGAGGTCTACCCGGACATCACGCCCGACGCCGAGGGCATGCGCCGGCTGTTCCGTCAGTTCTCCTTCCCCGGCGGCATCCCGTCTCACGTCGCCCCCGAGACGCCGGGGTCGATCCACGAAGGCGGTGAGCTCGGCTACGTGCTGTCGCACGCCTACGGCGCCGCGTTCGACAATCCCGACCTCCTGGTCGCCGCGGTGGTCGGCGACGGTGAGGCGGAGACCGGGCCGCTGGCCACCAGCTGGCACTCCAACAAGCTGGCCAATCCCGCCCACGACGGCGTGGTGCTGCCGATCCTGCACCTCAACGGCTACAAGATCGCGAACCCGACCGTGCTGGCGCGGATCCCCGAGGACGAACTGCGCAGTCTGATGGTCGGCTACGGACACACGCCGTACTTCTTCGAGGTGCCCGACGATCAGTCCGCAGAGGATCATGCGGACGCGCACCGCCGGTTCGCGACCCTGCTCGACGACGTCCTCGACGAGATCGCCGCCATCAAGTCCCGCGCCGCCGACGGCGACGACTCGCGGCCGTCCTGGCCGATGATCGTGTTCCGGACCCCGAAGGGGTGGACCGGGCCGGCCACCATCGACGGCAAGAAGACCACCGGATCCTGGCGCGCCCACCAAGTGCCCCTGGCCAGTGCCCGCGACACGCGGGAGCACCTCGCGGTGCTCGGCGACTGGCTGGCCTCCTACCGCGCCGACGAGCTGTTCGACGAGGACGGCAGGCTGCACGACGAAATCGCGGCGCTCGCGCCGAAGGGTCCGCTGCGGATGAGCGACAACCCGCACACCAACGGCGGGCTCCTGCTCAAGGATCTGCGCCTGCCCGACTTCCGGTCCTTCGGGGTGGACGTGCCCGCCCCCGGCGCAACGGTCGCCGAGGCCACCCGCGTCCTCGGCCAGTGGCTGACCGAGGTGATCCGCCTCAATCCCGACAACTTCCGCATCTTCGGTCCCGACGAGACCGCCTCGAACCGGTTGCAGGCCGTCTACGACGCCACCGACAAGCAGTGGAACGCCGATCTGGTCGGTCCCGAGGTCGACGAGCACCTGGCCCGGGTGGGGCGCGTGGTCGAGATGCTCTCCGAGCACCAGTGCCAGGGCTGGCTCGAGGGCTACCTGTTGACCGGCAGGCACGGGCTGTTCAACTGCTACGAGGCGTTCATCCACATCGTCGACTCGATGCTCAACCAGCACGCCAAGTGGCTGAAGGTCACCGACGAGATCCCGTGGCGGCGTCCCATCTCGAGCCTGAACTACCTTCTGTCCAGCCATGTCTGGCGCCAGGACCACAACGGGTTCTCCCATCAGGATCCCGGGTTCATCGACCACGTCGTCAACAAGAGCGCCCACGTGGTGCGGGTCTACCTGCCACCGGACGCCAACACGCTGCTGTCCACCTACGACCACTGCCTGCGCTCGCGCCAGTACGTCAACGTCGTGGTCTCCGGCAAGCAGCCCTCCCCGAACTTCCTGACCATGGAGCAGGCGATCGCGCACTGCACGCGCGGCCTCGGCATCTGGGAGTGGGCCGGCAGTGAGGTGCTCGGCACCGATCCCGACGTCGTGCTGGCCTCGGCGGGCGACATCCCGACGCTGGAGGCGCTCGCGGCCGCGGACATCCTGCGCCGGCACCTGCCCGACCTGAAGGTGCGGTTCGTCAACGTGGTGGACCTGATGCGGCTACAGGACGACACCGAACATCCGCACGGGCTGTCCAGCCGGAACTTCGACATGATCTTCACCACGGACAGGCCGATCATCTTCGCCTACCACGGCTACCCCTGGCTGATCCACCGGCTGACCTACCGGCGCACCGGTCACGCCAACCTGCACGTGCGCGGCTACAAGGAGGAGGGCACCACGACGACGCCGTTCGACATGGTGATGCTCAACGACCTCGACCGCTACCACCTGGTGATGGACGTCATCGACCGCGTTCCGTCACTGGGCTCCCGGTGCGCCACGCTGCGCCAGCAGATGGCCGACAAGCGCATCGCCGCCCGCGAGTACACCCGCGCCCACGGTGACGACATCGGTGAGGTCAAGGACTGGGTGTGGCCCGCCGCCCGGGAGTCCGGGTTCGGTGTCGGTGCCGCCGACGCCGCCGCCGACACCGGCGGCGACAACGAGTAG
- a CDS encoding CPBP family intramembrane glutamic endopeptidase, producing the protein MSDVSVISDEPHPLVGQLAALHHFRTYVDVAVVVVVLALTNLLAHFTTPWANVAVVPVAAVVLVALVRSRGLGWSELGLGREHWRSGAGYALGAVGLVGIVIAIGALLPWTRPMFLNDHYATLSGALVASMIIIPLQTVIPEELAFRGVLHGALDRAWGFRGVAAAGSLLFGLWHIASSLGLTAGNVGFTRVLGGGVFGMVAGVVGAVLATAAAGFVFTWLRRRSGSLIAPIALHWSLNGLGALAAALVWHLS; encoded by the coding sequence ATGTCTGACGTCAGCGTCATTTCCGACGAGCCCCACCCGCTGGTGGGGCAGTTGGCGGCGCTGCACCATTTCCGCACCTACGTCGACGTCGCGGTCGTCGTCGTCGTGCTGGCGCTGACCAACCTGCTCGCCCATTTCACGACGCCGTGGGCCAACGTCGCGGTGGTCCCGGTTGCCGCGGTCGTGCTGGTCGCGCTGGTGCGCTCCCGCGGGCTGGGCTGGTCGGAGCTGGGGCTGGGCCGCGAGCACTGGCGCTCGGGCGCCGGCTACGCGCTGGGCGCCGTGGGTCTGGTCGGCATCGTAATCGCGATTGGGGCGCTGCTGCCCTGGACCCGGCCGATGTTCCTCAACGACCACTACGCGACGCTGTCCGGCGCCCTGGTGGCCTCGATGATCATCATCCCGCTGCAGACCGTCATTCCCGAAGAGCTCGCGTTCCGCGGAGTCCTGCACGGCGCGCTGGACCGCGCCTGGGGCTTCCGCGGCGTCGCGGCGGCGGGTTCGCTGCTGTTCGGGCTGTGGCACATCGCGTCGTCGCTCGGGCTCACAGCGGGCAACGTCGGCTTCACCCGGGTCCTCGGCGGAGGGGTCTTCGGCATGGTCGCCGGCGTCGTCGGCGCCGTCCTCGCGACCGCCGCGGCCGGCTTCGTGTTCACCTGGCTGCGCCGCCGCAGCGGCAGTCTGATCGCGCCGATCGCACTGCACTGGTCGCTCAACGGGCTGGGCGCTCTCGCCGCGGCCCTGGTGTGGCACCTCAGCTGA